A region of Pseudarthrobacter sp. NIBRBAC000502770 DNA encodes the following proteins:
- a CDS encoding CAP domain-containing protein, with product MAPSFLGVLCALALVSSSATAPPSPLPLTQAGAAGISLAAPLVHGGGASTAGDASAGRLTPAVDPDIRVASPLTDAAPAPAPNPAPAAPSTPAVQPATEPTPPPAPAASTVEPAPRTVSIPPLWAPDQDLASPPATRLTAPEPAAPSLSTEALVPDNNSAAILTVFTKINEYRVANGLNKVKYHPTVAGLSQDWSDNIATREVIEHRANFWTDPRAMSPNNGAGEIIAIRTDRDAAQLVEWWKGSPGHNAMLLDPRFNVMGAGISYTNSTYQIWGVVNFFGYTTLPAGTLDSPGGSASGDAFPPSPPSLCDAPVKHMPPTLNLSAAAITGPADLVSVDSAGQLLDRASTGPRTYAAAKVIGSGFSGAKEVFVTDWDRDGAFDVLTQWANGNLTLHRGIAGGRFQAPITLGLGGWDSLTLAVGGWCANNRMPQILALDGGGNLYLYGNKGTGDIADRVTVATGVYASRLAMVDYDGDGFQDILGLRTDGTVQLYRGWGSTALRAEARATVATGWADVTGIRSLRDATGLNTRGVALRRANDTVQYWDLGSGSLASPSNIAGPWTGQRLAQ from the coding sequence GTGGCACCGTCTTTTCTTGGCGTGCTCTGTGCGTTGGCGCTGGTCTCGTCGTCAGCCACTGCACCGCCCTCGCCGTTGCCGCTGACCCAGGCGGGGGCGGCGGGCATTTCGCTTGCAGCCCCGCTGGTGCATGGCGGCGGTGCGTCCACAGCGGGTGACGCTTCCGCCGGGCGCCTCACCCCGGCCGTGGACCCGGATATCCGGGTGGCGTCACCGCTGACGGATGCCGCGCCCGCGCCGGCACCCAACCCCGCGCCTGCTGCCCCTTCCACGCCCGCGGTCCAGCCCGCCACCGAACCTACGCCCCCGCCGGCACCTGCGGCGTCCACCGTGGAGCCTGCTCCCCGGACCGTGTCCATCCCGCCGCTCTGGGCGCCGGACCAGGATCTGGCATCGCCCCCGGCCACCCGGCTCACGGCTCCGGAACCGGCCGCCCCCAGCCTGTCCACGGAAGCCCTGGTCCCGGACAACAATTCAGCGGCCATCCTCACCGTCTTTACCAAGATCAACGAATACCGTGTGGCCAACGGCCTGAACAAGGTCAAGTACCACCCCACTGTGGCGGGGTTGTCCCAGGACTGGTCCGACAACATCGCCACCCGTGAGGTGATCGAACACCGGGCCAATTTCTGGACCGACCCCCGCGCCATGAGTCCGAACAACGGCGCCGGCGAGATCATCGCCATCCGCACGGACCGGGACGCAGCCCAGCTGGTGGAATGGTGGAAGGGTTCGCCCGGCCACAACGCCATGCTCCTTGACCCGCGCTTCAACGTGATGGGCGCCGGCATCTCGTACACCAACTCCACCTACCAGATCTGGGGCGTGGTGAACTTCTTCGGCTACACCACGCTCCCGGCAGGCACCCTCGATTCACCGGGCGGTTCGGCATCGGGTGATGCCTTCCCGCCGTCACCGCCAAGCCTGTGCGACGCACCTGTGAAGCACATGCCGCCCACCCTTAATCTCAGCGCCGCGGCAATCACCGGCCCTGCCGACCTCGTGTCGGTCGACTCCGCCGGGCAACTGCTGGACCGGGCCTCCACCGGGCCCCGCACCTATGCCGCCGCAAAGGTAATCGGCTCAGGCTTCAGCGGGGCCAAGGAAGTCTTCGTGACCGACTGGGACCGCGATGGCGCCTTTGACGTCCTGACCCAATGGGCCAACGGCAACCTCACACTGCACCGGGGCATCGCCGGCGGCAGGTTCCAGGCGCCCATCACCCTGGGCCTGGGCGGATGGGACTCCCTGACCCTTGCCGTGGGCGGATGGTGCGCAAACAACCGGATGCCGCAGATCCTGGCCCTGGACGGCGGCGGAAATCTCTACCTCTACGGCAATAAGGGCACCGGCGATATTGCAGACCGCGTCACCGTGGCCACGGGCGTGTACGCCTCCCGGCTCGCCATGGTGGACTACGACGGTGACGGCTTCCAGGACATCCTGGGGCTGCGGACCGACGGCACCGTCCAGCTCTACCGGGGGTGGGGCAGCACCGCCCTCCGCGCCGAAGCCCGGGCCACGGTCGCTACCGGCTGGGCGGACGTCACAGGGATCCGGTCCCTGCGTGATGCCACCGGCCTGAACACCAGGGGCGTGGCGCTCCGCCGCGCCAACGACACCGTGCAGTACTGGGACCTGGGCTCCGGAAGCCTCGCGTCGCCGTCGAACATTGCCGGTCCCTGGACCGGGCAGCGGCTGGCGCAGTAA
- a CDS encoding cation:proton antiporter, which produces MDPLAQTLIELGAVVFFLGLLARLAGRIGMSPIPFYLLGGLAFGAGGIVKLEGMHEFAHLSGEIGVILLLLMLGLEYTAAELFTGLRRSWQAGVLDLVLNFLPGAGLALLLGWGGVGAMVMGGVTYISSSGIAAKVITDLGRLGNRETPVVLSILVFEDLAMAVYLPILTATLAGVGFLGGLTTVGIALAVVSVVLMVALRHGHHVSKAVHSENSEVFLLNVLGAALLVAGAASAMQVSAAVGAFMLGIAISGSTAHNATRILEPLRDLFAAIFFVAFGLNTDPSSIPPVLGWALVLAVATAATKMLTGIWAAKRAGIARPGRFRAGAALVARGEFSIVIAGLAVASGAVPHELAALATAYVLLMAVVGPLAARYVEPLARPFVRRPAVAPQT; this is translated from the coding sequence ATGGACCCGTTGGCCCAGACCCTCATTGAACTGGGGGCCGTTGTGTTCTTCCTCGGCCTCCTGGCCAGGTTGGCCGGACGGATCGGCATGTCCCCCATCCCGTTCTACCTGCTGGGCGGGCTGGCTTTTGGCGCCGGCGGCATCGTCAAACTTGAAGGTATGCACGAGTTCGCACATCTGTCGGGCGAGATCGGCGTCATCCTCCTGCTGCTTATGCTCGGTTTGGAATATACAGCGGCTGAGCTCTTCACCGGCCTTCGCCGCTCCTGGCAGGCGGGCGTGCTGGACCTCGTCCTGAACTTCCTGCCCGGTGCCGGCCTTGCCCTGCTGCTGGGATGGGGCGGTGTGGGGGCCATGGTCATGGGCGGGGTGACGTACATTTCCTCGTCCGGCATCGCCGCCAAGGTGATCACTGACCTGGGCCGGCTGGGCAACCGGGAAACCCCGGTCGTGCTGTCCATCCTGGTCTTCGAGGACCTGGCCATGGCCGTCTACCTGCCCATCCTCACGGCGACGCTCGCGGGTGTGGGTTTCCTGGGCGGGCTCACCACCGTGGGGATCGCTCTGGCAGTGGTCAGTGTGGTGCTCATGGTGGCACTGCGGCACGGGCACCACGTCTCCAAAGCGGTGCACAGCGAGAACTCCGAGGTCTTCCTGCTCAACGTCCTCGGCGCCGCCCTGCTGGTGGCGGGCGCGGCGTCCGCCATGCAGGTTTCGGCAGCAGTGGGAGCCTTCATGCTGGGCATCGCCATCTCGGGGTCCACTGCCCACAATGCCACCCGGATCCTCGAGCCGCTGCGGGACCTGTTTGCGGCCATCTTCTTTGTGGCGTTCGGGCTCAACACGGACCCTTCATCCATCCCGCCGGTCCTGGGATGGGCCCTGGTCCTGGCCGTGGCTACTGCGGCAACCAAGATGCTGACCGGGATCTGGGCGGCAAAACGGGCAGGGATCGCCCGGCCCGGACGCTTCCGTGCCGGCGCCGCTCTCGTTGCCCGCGGCGAATTCTCCATTGTGATTGCAGGCTTGGCGGTTGCGTCAGGGGCAGTCCCGCATGAGCTCGCGGCGCTGGCCACCGCCTATGTGCTGCTGATGGCGGTGGTGGGCCCACTGGCCGCACGCTACGTCGAACCGCTGGCCAGGCCGTTCGTCCGAAGGCCCGCGGTAGCTCCGCAGACCTGA
- a CDS encoding MFS transporter, with protein sequence MNSASAPGAMQPASDLVAGTGSSKGQVLAWASWDWGSAAFNAVMTTFVFTVYLTSNAFGGEDSASAVLGGALAVAGFAIALLAPVTGQRSDAGGRRKLWLGVNSAAVAILTALCFFVFPHPEFLLLGVSLIALGNVFFEFAGVNYNAMLAQVSTPRNIGKVSGFGWGAGYLGGIVALLIVLQLFVQPAFEWFGASTQDSLNIRLVAVFSALWFLVFALPVLFAVPEVPRSGQAARLGLAASYRLLFRRIKAIYATSPHTIYFLLASAVFRDGLAAVFTFGGIIAAGTFGFALSQVIFFAIFGNVVAAVGAVIGGFLDDKVGPKAVITGSLVGLLIAGTAILALGNGNYSLFGMEWAGSTTFWVFGLFLCLFVGPAQSSSRAYLARLAPHGESGELFGLYATTGRAVSFLAPALFTLCITVATPLVPAGQAQRWGILGIMVVLLAGLLVLLPVKAPERAPIAVVPAS encoded by the coding sequence ATGAACAGCGCCAGCGCTCCCGGGGCGATGCAGCCCGCCTCGGATCTTGTTGCCGGAACCGGTTCCTCCAAAGGGCAGGTCCTGGCCTGGGCTTCCTGGGACTGGGGCTCCGCTGCTTTCAACGCCGTCATGACGACGTTTGTCTTCACGGTCTACCTGACGTCCAACGCCTTCGGCGGCGAGGACAGTGCCTCGGCGGTACTCGGCGGCGCGTTGGCGGTTGCCGGGTTCGCCATCGCGCTGCTGGCACCTGTCACCGGCCAGCGTTCGGATGCGGGGGGCCGGCGCAAGCTGTGGCTGGGAGTCAACTCGGCCGCCGTCGCCATCCTGACCGCACTGTGCTTCTTCGTGTTCCCGCACCCGGAATTCCTGCTCCTCGGCGTCTCGCTGATCGCACTGGGCAACGTCTTCTTCGAATTCGCCGGCGTCAACTACAACGCCATGCTCGCGCAGGTGTCCACGCCGCGGAACATCGGAAAGGTCAGCGGTTTCGGCTGGGGCGCCGGCTACCTGGGCGGCATCGTCGCGCTCCTGATCGTCCTGCAGCTCTTCGTCCAGCCTGCCTTCGAATGGTTCGGCGCCTCCACGCAGGACAGCCTGAACATCAGGCTGGTGGCCGTTTTCTCAGCCCTGTGGTTCTTGGTCTTCGCCCTCCCCGTCCTGTTCGCCGTTCCCGAAGTGCCGCGCTCCGGCCAAGCCGCGCGGCTGGGATTGGCCGCCAGCTACCGGCTGCTGTTCCGGCGGATCAAGGCGATCTACGCCACCAGCCCGCACACCATCTACTTCCTCCTGGCCAGCGCCGTGTTCCGGGACGGCCTCGCAGCAGTCTTCACATTCGGCGGCATCATCGCGGCCGGCACATTCGGGTTTGCCCTGTCCCAGGTCATCTTCTTCGCCATCTTCGGGAACGTCGTGGCCGCCGTCGGCGCCGTCATCGGCGGGTTCCTGGACGACAAGGTAGGCCCCAAGGCTGTTATCACCGGTTCCCTGGTGGGCCTTTTGATTGCCGGGACCGCCATTCTGGCCCTGGGTAACGGCAACTATTCCCTCTTCGGCATGGAATGGGCCGGCAGCACGACGTTCTGGGTCTTCGGACTGTTCCTCTGCCTGTTTGTGGGTCCCGCCCAATCCTCGTCCCGCGCCTACCTGGCCCGGCTCGCGCCACACGGTGAGTCCGGTGAGCTCTTCGGCCTGTACGCCACCACGGGCCGGGCCGTCAGCTTCCTGGCGCCTGCCCTGTTCACGCTCTGCATCACGGTGGCAACTCCGCTGGTGCCCGCCGGGCAGGCACAGCGGTGGGGCATCCTGGGCATTATGGTGGTCCTCCTCGCAGGGCTCCTTGTGCTGCTGCCGGTGAAGGCACCGGAAAGGGCCCCCATCGCCGTGGTGCCGGCCAGCTGA
- a CDS encoding cation:proton antiporter regulatory subunit, whose product MNVDETNLPGLGRRKDFMTASGRRIGVVELREGQTELIVSTWDDPDTCQASIPLTSDEAATLGNLLGGMHLAMKLAEEHKDVPGIVTRQFSIAADSPFQNQPMGKASIRTRCGVSIVAIMREGEVLPSPGPDVVLHAGDLLVAVGTQEGLDSAADILRRG is encoded by the coding sequence ATGAACGTGGACGAAACGAACCTTCCCGGCCTGGGCCGCCGGAAGGATTTCATGACCGCCTCCGGACGCCGCATCGGCGTCGTGGAGCTCCGGGAAGGCCAGACGGAACTCATCGTTTCCACCTGGGACGACCCCGATACCTGCCAGGCCTCGATTCCGCTCACCAGCGATGAAGCCGCCACCCTGGGCAACCTCCTGGGCGGTATGCACCTGGCCATGAAGCTCGCGGAAGAGCACAAGGACGTCCCTGGCATCGTCACCCGGCAGTTCTCCATTGCTGCGGACTCCCCTTTCCAGAACCAGCCCATGGGCAAGGCGTCCATCCGCACGCGGTGCGGCGTTTCGATCGTGGCCATCATGCGGGAAGGTGAGGTGCTGCCTTCGCCGGGACCCGACGTCGTCCTCCACGCCGGTGACCTGCTGGTGGCAGTCGGCACCCAGGAAGGCCTGGACTCAGCGGCCGATATCCTTCGCCGCGGCTAG
- the dcd gene encoding dCTP deaminase: MLISDRDIRAEIDSQRIVLEPYDPAMVQPSSVDVRIDKFFRLFDNHKYAHIDPAQEQPELTRLVEVEQDEAFILHPGEFVLGSTYETVTLPDDIAARLEGKSSLGRLGLLTHSTAGFIDPGFSGHVTLELSNMATLPIKLWPGMKIGQLCFFRLSSAAEYPYGQGEYGNRYQGQRGPTASRSHLNFHRTSI, from the coding sequence GTGCTGATCTCTGACCGCGACATTCGTGCCGAAATTGATTCCCAGCGGATTGTGCTGGAACCTTACGACCCCGCGATGGTCCAGCCGTCGTCCGTGGATGTCCGGATCGACAAGTTCTTCCGGTTGTTCGACAACCACAAGTACGCGCACATCGATCCCGCGCAGGAGCAGCCCGAGCTGACCCGGCTGGTGGAAGTGGAGCAGGACGAGGCGTTCATCCTGCACCCCGGGGAGTTTGTCCTGGGCTCCACGTATGAGACGGTCACCCTGCCCGACGACATCGCGGCCCGCCTGGAAGGAAAGTCGTCCCTGGGCCGGCTGGGCCTGCTGACGCACTCAACCGCGGGCTTCATCGATCCCGGTTTTTCCGGCCACGTCACCCTTGAGCTGTCCAACATGGCAACGCTGCCCATCAAGCTGTGGCCGGGCATGAAGATCGGCCAGCTCTGCTTCTTCAGGCTAAGCTCTGCCGCGGAATACCCGTACGGTCAAGGCGAATACGGCAACCGCTACCAGGGCCAGCGCGGTCCTACCGCCAGCCGCAGCCACCTGAACTTCCACCGCACCAGCATCTAG
- a CDS encoding Na+/H+ antiporter subunit A: MITVLTVQFSVAVLAPFLFRLWGRNAFYALAAVPAVSFGWLMFQHNPIYSGPGAITESFEWIPGLHLELAFRMDALAWVMSLLVLGVGSLVLVYCARYFKRTDQDLGGFGAQLLAFAGAMFGLVTADDLLLLFIFWELTTILSYLLIGFARTRLAARRSALQALMVTTAGGLAMLVGLIMLGTAAGTYRISGILEQAPALADGTSGAMVSAAVVLILVGAITKSALVPFHFWLPGAMAAPTPVSAYLHAAAMVKAGIYLVARLAPGFAETAYWQPVVMGLGLATMLVGGYRALRQSDIKLILAYGTVSQLGFLTMVVGLGTPDAALAGLAMLLAHGLFKATLFLVVGIIDHQSGTRDVRKLSGVFRSSRALGIVAGIGAASMAGVPLLAGFVAKESVLEAFVHHATDPHSGPWGMVVLVGLVVGSILTFAYSARFMWGAFAVKPGVDPTPFKAIRPSFLAAPAVLSLLTIAYGLWPVPVDAWIQPYAALFASTASDAGTPAAQAGHLALWHGFTPALGLTAITFVLGAAMYFGRTAVARAQSLVPAWVDGDRAYQLTIGALDDAAVWITGRTQRGSLYFYLAVILSVAFVLPLVAILLGGNALPPNVYLVDPNSPLQLVAGAGIVIGALAAVKANKRFLAVLMVSVTGYGIALVFALQGAPDLALTQMLVETIILVAFVLAMRRLPPELRDRTGGKYRVLRVIIGAGFGVTMVFAAIFAMGARTAIPVSLQFPQLAYEGGGGLNVVNVTLVDIRAWDTFGEISVLALAATGVASLIFVRGRGDRLQASASVAAGTVGRHPGVDPGSRDAAALAISRRFAASTRDAWIVAGRTLAPERRSIIFEVVTRLIFHSMIIFSLYLLLAGHNLPGGGFAGGLTAGLALTIRYLAGGRFELREAAPLSPGALLGIGLALAAASGMAPLLLGGQVFQSAIIQVWLPVFGDIKFVTSTIFDIGVYVVVVGLVLDVLRSLGAEIDEHLEEQSGPGAQEPERSQEAGQEPGVARDGQGAGELEQEPDGIPAETTARGHA, encoded by the coding sequence GTGATCACAGTCCTTACCGTGCAGTTTTCGGTGGCTGTCCTCGCGCCCTTCCTCTTCCGGCTCTGGGGCCGCAACGCTTTCTATGCACTGGCGGCCGTCCCGGCGGTTTCCTTCGGCTGGCTGATGTTCCAGCACAACCCCATTTACTCAGGCCCGGGCGCCATCACCGAGTCCTTCGAGTGGATCCCCGGCCTCCATCTGGAACTTGCCTTCCGGATGGACGCGCTGGCGTGGGTCATGTCCCTCCTGGTGCTCGGCGTCGGCTCCCTGGTGCTGGTCTACTGTGCGCGGTACTTCAAGCGGACGGACCAGGACCTCGGCGGCTTCGGTGCCCAGCTGCTGGCGTTCGCAGGCGCCATGTTCGGCCTGGTCACAGCGGATGACCTCCTGCTGCTGTTCATTTTCTGGGAACTGACCACCATCCTGTCCTACCTGCTGATCGGCTTCGCGCGGACCAGGCTTGCCGCCCGGCGCTCCGCCCTCCAGGCGCTGATGGTCACCACCGCCGGCGGCCTGGCCATGCTGGTAGGCCTGATCATGCTGGGCACGGCCGCCGGCACCTACCGTATCTCCGGCATCCTGGAGCAGGCCCCCGCGCTGGCCGACGGGACGTCCGGGGCCATGGTGAGCGCCGCCGTCGTACTCATCCTGGTAGGTGCCATCACCAAGTCGGCGCTGGTCCCGTTCCACTTCTGGCTGCCTGGCGCCATGGCCGCGCCCACCCCGGTCAGCGCCTACCTGCACGCTGCGGCGATGGTCAAGGCAGGCATCTACCTGGTGGCACGGCTTGCCCCGGGCTTCGCGGAGACTGCCTACTGGCAGCCCGTGGTCATGGGGCTGGGGCTGGCCACCATGCTGGTGGGCGGCTACCGGGCCCTGCGCCAGTCCGACATCAAGCTGATCCTGGCCTACGGCACCGTCAGCCAACTGGGCTTCCTCACTATGGTGGTAGGCCTGGGAACGCCCGATGCCGCGCTGGCCGGCCTGGCCATGCTGCTGGCACACGGCCTGTTCAAAGCCACGCTGTTCCTGGTGGTGGGCATCATCGACCACCAGTCCGGGACCCGCGACGTCCGGAAACTGTCAGGCGTCTTCCGCTCCTCCCGCGCCCTCGGCATCGTTGCCGGCATCGGCGCCGCGTCCATGGCCGGTGTGCCATTGCTGGCAGGGTTCGTAGCCAAGGAATCGGTGCTGGAAGCCTTCGTCCACCACGCCACGGACCCGCATTCCGGTCCGTGGGGCATGGTGGTCCTGGTGGGGCTGGTGGTGGGCTCCATCCTGACCTTCGCCTACAGTGCCCGCTTCATGTGGGGTGCGTTCGCGGTCAAACCCGGGGTGGACCCCACACCGTTCAAGGCCATCAGGCCTTCCTTCCTGGCGGCGCCCGCCGTCCTCAGCCTCCTGACCATCGCCTACGGGCTCTGGCCGGTTCCGGTGGACGCCTGGATCCAGCCGTACGCCGCGCTGTTCGCATCCACAGCGTCCGACGCCGGCACGCCCGCAGCGCAGGCAGGCCACCTTGCGCTGTGGCACGGGTTCACCCCGGCGCTTGGGCTGACGGCCATCACCTTCGTGCTCGGCGCAGCCATGTACTTCGGCCGCACCGCGGTGGCCCGCGCCCAGTCCCTGGTCCCGGCCTGGGTGGACGGCGACCGCGCCTACCAGCTGACCATCGGAGCGCTGGACGACGCTGCCGTCTGGATCACCGGCCGGACCCAGCGCGGTTCCCTGTACTTCTACCTCGCAGTGATCCTGAGCGTGGCATTCGTCCTGCCACTGGTGGCCATACTCCTGGGCGGCAACGCACTCCCGCCGAACGTCTACCTGGTGGACCCGAATTCGCCACTGCAGCTGGTGGCCGGCGCGGGCATCGTCATCGGCGCCTTGGCGGCCGTCAAGGCCAACAAGCGTTTCCTTGCGGTGCTGATGGTCTCCGTAACCGGCTACGGCATCGCGCTGGTGTTCGCCCTGCAGGGTGCCCCGGACTTGGCCCTGACCCAGATGCTGGTGGAAACCATCATCCTGGTGGCCTTCGTCCTGGCCATGCGCAGGCTGCCTCCCGAACTGCGCGACCGCACCGGCGGAAAATACCGCGTACTTCGCGTCATCATCGGTGCCGGCTTCGGCGTCACCATGGTATTCGCGGCCATTTTCGCCATGGGTGCCAGGACGGCCATCCCGGTGTCACTGCAGTTCCCGCAGCTCGCCTACGAAGGTGGTGGCGGCCTGAACGTGGTCAACGTGACCCTGGTGGACATCCGCGCCTGGGACACGTTCGGCGAGATCAGCGTCCTGGCACTGGCCGCCACCGGCGTGGCAAGCCTGATCTTCGTGCGCGGCCGCGGCGACCGGCTCCAGGCATCCGCGAGCGTTGCGGCGGGCACGGTGGGCAGGCATCCCGGGGTGGACCCCGGCTCCCGCGACGCTGCAGCCCTGGCCATCAGCCGGAGGTTTGCGGCCTCCACCCGGGACGCCTGGATTGTGGCCGGCCGGACCCTGGCCCCGGAACGCCGCTCCATCATCTTCGAGGTGGTCACGCGGCTGATCTTCCACTCCATGATCATCTTTTCGCTCTACCTGCTGCTGGCGGGGCACAACCTGCCCGGCGGCGGATTCGCCGGTGGCCTTACTGCCGGCCTCGCCCTGACCATCCGCTACCTGGCAGGCGGCCGCTTCGAGCTTCGGGAGGCTGCGCCCTTGAGCCCGGGGGCGCTCCTGGGCATCGGCCTGGCACTCGCAGCCGCCTCGGGCATGGCGCCGCTGCTGCTGGGCGGGCAGGTGTTCCAGTCCGCCATCATCCAGGTCTGGCTGCCCGTGTTCGGGGACATCAAGTTCGTCACCTCCACCATCTTCGATATCGGCGTATACGTCGTGGTGGTGGGCCTGGTGCTTGACGTGCTGCGCAGCCTGGGGGCCGAGATCGATGAGCATTTGGAGGAACAGTCCGGGCCCGGCGCACAGGAGCCGGAACGGTCCCAGGAAGCTGGCCAGGAGCCTGGCGTTGCCAGGGACGGGCAGGGCGCCGGGGAGCTGGAACAGGAACCGGACGGGATTCCTGCCGAGACCACCGCAAGGGGACACGCATGA